In Microbacterium sp. ABRD28, the genomic stretch GGAGGCGCAGGGCGACCGCGGTCGCCGCGCGCGACGACCCGTCGAGCATCTTCAGGGCCACGGTCGTGCCGCCCGGGGCGGTCATCACGAGCACACCCTCGGCGCCGGTCTTGGCGAAGACGCCCAGGCGCTCGATCGCGACGGTGTCGGGGCGACCGGGTCCTTCGATGGTCCAGGGGTGCTCGCGAACCGTGCGGACGAGTGTTCCGGCCTGGCGGTGCAGGGCGAACGGCGACCGCTCGGACGACACCCCGATGCGGTGGACAGCGCGGGCGAGGCCGAGCAGCGTGACGGCGTAGACGGGCGCCCCGCAGCCGTCGACGGCGGTCGCCGCGACGCGCTCGCCGATGAGGCGTTCGATCACCTCGCGGATGCGGGTCTGCAGCGGGTGCTCGGGCTCGAGGTAGGTCGCGGTGTCCCACCCGTTGACGGCTGCGGTCAGGAGCATCGCGGCGTGCTTGCCCGAGCAGTTCATCCGCTCGCGGGTGGGCTCGCCGCCGGCGCGGACGAGCGCGTCGCGGGTGGGCTGGTCGGACGGCCAGGCCGGAGGGCAGCCGAGCGTGCGTTCGTCGAGGCCGGCACGATCCAGGATGCCGCGGACGACCGCCACGTGCCGGTCGGTGCCGGTGTGGCTCGCGGTGGAAAGACCCAGCTCCTCGCCGGCGAGGTCGGCTCCCGCTGTGAGGAGGGCCAGCGCCTGAAGAGGCTTGAGGCTGGAGCGCGGGAGGATCAGCGCCTCGACGGCGCCGAGACGCTCCGAGACCACGCCGTCGGCGTCGAGCACCACGGCGACTCCGCTGTGACGGGACTCCACGAACCCACTGCGTTCGACGACGGCGAGCTCGACGGCCTCTGCGGCGGCGATGGTCTGCGGCACGCCCGTCAGCCTACCCTCGACCCCGGAGGCTCCCGGATCCCTCGTGCGAGACTGGGGCCATGTGGGGTGAGCATCGATACGCGCTGCGCGCGACGTGGACCGGCAACCGGGGGAGCGGAACCAGCGGATACCGGGATTACGACCGTTCGGTCACCATCGAGGTCGACGGCAAGCCCACGCTGCTGGCCTCGGCCGACAAGCCGTTCCGCGGAGATCCGGCGCGATGGAACCCCGAGGACCTCCTTCTCGCCGCGCTCAGCGAGTGCCATCTGCTGTCCTACCTGCACGCGTGCGTCATGGCCGGGGTCGTCGTGGTCGACTACGACGACGAGGCGACCGGTCTCATGGTCGAAGACGGTGCGGGCAGCGGAGCGTTTCGCGAGGTGGTGCTGCACCCGCGCGTCACCGTCGCGTCCGAGGAGATGAGGGATGCCGCGGTCGCGGCGCACGAGAAGGCGCATGCCCTGTGCTTCATCGCCAACTCGGTCAACTTCCCGGTGCGCCACGAGCCGACCATCCTGGTGGCCGACGCCACGGTGCGAGCTAGAGGCGCTCGTGCGGAAGAACCTGCTTGATGCGCTCGATCGGATTCTGAGCCGGAACCTCGTTGTAGACGCCGGCGAGCTCCTGCTCGCTGAGGGCGTGGATCGCCGCCATGATCTCGTCGGTCGCCCCTCGGCGCGCACGCCCCGAAGACGCCGCGCCGTGGTGCGACAGGTCCAGGGGTGCGCCGAACCGCACGGTGATGCGCTCGGAGAGCGAGGGACGCTTAGCCCCCACCGGCATCACGCGATCGGTGCCGATGAGACCCACCGGCACCACGGGAGCGCCGGTCTCCAACGCCAGGAAGGCGACACCGGTGCGACCCTTGTAGAGCCGTCCGTCGAGCGAACGCGTGCCCTCGGGGTACAGTGCGACCGCGCGCCCCTCCGCGAGCAGCATGCGCTGCTGCTCGAGGGCGTCGAGCGCCGCCTGGCCCGCCCCGCGCTGGACGGGGATGGCGCCGATCGCCCGGAAGAACTCCCGCGACATCCAGCCCTTCATCCCCGAGCCCTCGAAGTAGCTGGCCTTGGCCAGGAAGTGCACCGGGCGGGGAGCGGCGACCGGGATGGCGATCGAGTCGATGAACGACAGGTGATTGCTGGCGAAGA encodes the following:
- a CDS encoding asparaginase; translation: MPQTIAAAEAVELAVVERSGFVESRHSGVAVVLDADGVVSERLGAVEALILPRSSLKPLQALALLTAGADLAGEELGLSTASHTGTDRHVAVVRGILDRAGLDERTLGCPPAWPSDQPTRDALVRAGGEPTRERMNCSGKHAAMLLTAAVNGWDTATYLEPEHPLQTRIREVIERLIGERVAATAVDGCGAPVYAVTLLGLARAVHRIGVSSERSPFALHRQAGTLVRTVREHPWTIEGPGRPDTVAIERLGVFAKTGAEGVLVMTAPGGTTVALKMLDGSSRAATAVALRLLERHGALPAGDVAATLAELPLSVTGGGRDVGVIRPVM
- a CDS encoding OsmC family protein, with translation MWGEHRYALRATWTGNRGSGTSGYRDYDRSVTIEVDGKPTLLASADKPFRGDPARWNPEDLLLAALSECHLLSYLHACVMAGVVVVDYDDEATGLMVEDGAGSGAFREVVLHPRVTVASEEMRDAAVAAHEKAHALCFIANSVNFPVRHEPTILVADATVRARGARAEEPA
- a CDS encoding lysophospholipid acyltransferase family protein; translation: MTYALGRMVIAPLGRLIYRPKVEGKGNVPRQGPVIFASNHLSFIDSIAIPVAAPRPVHFLAKASYFEGSGMKGWMSREFFRAIGAIPVQRGAGQAALDALEQQRMLLAEGRAVALYPEGTRSLDGRLYKGRTGVAFLALETGAPVVPVGLIGTDRVMPVGAKRPSLSERITVRFGAPLDLSHHGAASSGRARRGATDEIMAAIHALSEQELAGVYNEVPAQNPIERIKQVLPHERL